The Ailuropoda melanoleuca isolate Jingjing chromosome 4, ASM200744v2, whole genome shotgun sequence region TTTCTCTTTGTCAATAGAAGTTATCAGTGTCTTCTCGCCAAACTGGATAGCCCCACTTCTTCTTGTGGTCAAGTTCTTCCCTATCCTTGTTTCCCTGGTGGTCCAGGCCAAAGAGTCCACATTAACATCTGCCTCTCTGTGATACAGCCAAACTAATATTTGGTctcttgtgtgtttttgtttactGACCCTCTGATGAGAGTCCTTGTATGCTCATGAGATGGCTGGTGGCCGTGGGTTTAATGTTacaacacatctttttttttataataatattttttttattatattatgttagtcaccatacagtacatccctagtttttctGCCTCCAACTCCAAGATCTGGCCTCATCGTTAAGTAATAGTTTAGATCCACAGAAGGCCCCCTTCCTGGATCCCCTCAGACATAATGCTTTCCCAAACCTGAGCATGGGAGTCAGACTGACCTAAATTTCCATGGGACCCCTTCACTCCTGTGTTATGTGACCTCCACCGTTTCTCATCTGCATAAGGCTACCCATACCCTTGACTTCCCTTTGTGCCATCTCGAGATATCATTGTGCCTACAACACATCCCCCAGATAGATTCAAGTAAAAACAGGAGTGAGAAATTGGTGTTTTCCTGAAAGtaatgtggggaaaagggaaaaggatttCCGTAAGATGTCAGATAGCAACACCCTTTTACCATCCTTTATGTTCTGACCCAAGCATGAACCCTCTCCCCCTTCCAGCCCTCATTTCTCTCTGTCTGCATCCTTCTACTTCTGGTCCCTTTGTCTctcattctcccttccctttctcttctaagGTGAAATTTGCTCTGTTACCAgtcttctccttcttcattccttttccaGATTTTGCCCCATACCCAATTTTATGCAACTTTCTGTTTGAATCAATTGAAAGGACTCCTATTCCACTagttcattctctctttttatctccctctctctcactctccctctctctctccccttcaccttCTAAACTCTTAAGATAGAAAACCTCCCTAAGTGTGTATCCTTTCCAAAGCAGGGAACAATTATAAATAGTAAACCATCTTCCAGGAGactaatagtttattttcttttgtgcatttattataatttaagacAGTAGTATATACttgaaatgtaaatggactagatgcccccaatcaaaagacacagggtatcagattggattaaaaaaagcaagacccatcgatatgctgtctgcaagagactcactttagaccacctccagactgaaagtgagtgTGTGGAAAACCATTTGttatgctaatggacatcaaaggaagctggggtggcaatcctttcattagacaaattagattttaaaccaacgaatgtaataagagatgaggaaggaccaCTGTATCATAAtcaaagggtctatccaacaagaagatctaacaactatAATATTTTTGCCCCTCGCATGGGAGCAGCCAAtcatataagccaattaataacaaaatcaaagaaacacacagataataatacaataatagtgggggggttctgcaatggacagatcatccaaacagaagatcaacaaggaaataaagcctttgaatgacacactggaccagatgaacttcacagaatatattcagaatattcagaACCAtactaaagcaacagaatacacattcttctctagtgcacatggaacattctccagaatagattacatactgggtcacaaatcaggtctcaaccagtaccaaaacaCTGGggtcattccctgcatatttttggaccacaatgctttgaaactggaactcaatcacgggaagaaatttggaaagaactcaaatacctggaggttaaagagcatcctactaaagaatgaatgggttaaccaggaaattaaagaagaattaaaaaaaaaagaaaacacaacggTTCAAAAATtgtgggatgcagtaaaagcagtcctaagtatatagcaatacaaaccttttcaagaaacaagaaagttctcaaatacacaagctaaccatACACCTAAGAGAGCTGGAAAAGGACAGCAAAGCCTAAACCAGacaggagaagaaaattaataaagattagaacagaaaacaatgaaatagaaaccaaaagaacaataCAACTGATCAAGGAAACTAGGAGcctgttttctgaaagaattaataagattttattttttttttaagattttatttatttattcgacagagatagagacagccaacgagagagggaacacaagcagggggaatgggagaggaagaagcaggctcccagcggaggagactgacgtggggctcgatcccggaaccccgggatcatgctctgagccgaaggcagacgcccaaccgctgtgccacccaggcgcccctatagtgtcctttcttgattaaaactcttcagagtgtagggatagagggaacatacctcaatatcataaaagccatctatgaaaagtccaAAGCAAATAGCAttctcagtggtgaaaaactgaaaacttttcccctaagatcagtaACACAGCGGAGATGTCCACTATCATtgctgctgttcaacatagtactagaagtcctagcctcagcaatcagacaaaaaataaataaataaataaaaataaaaagcatctgaattggcagagaagaagacagactctcactctttgcagatgacatgatgcggtatgtggaaaacctaaaagactccacctcaaaattgctagaattcatacaggaatCCAGCAAagtggcaagatacaaaatcaatgcacagaaatcagttgcattcctatacactaacaatgagttagaaaaaagagaaattaaggaatcaatcccatttacacttgcacccaaaaccataacatacctaggaataaacctaactaaagggGTAAAGCTTCTGTACTCAGAAGACCATAGAACggtcatgaaagaaattgagaaagacacaaagaaatggaaaaacattccatgctcatggattggaagaacaaatattgttaaaatgtctatgctacttaaagcaatctacacattcaatgtaatccctatcaaaacaccaccaacttttttcacagagctggaacaaataatcctaaaatttgtatagaaccagaaaagacccggaatagccaaaggaatgttggggggaaaaaaaagcaaagcctgACTttgcatcacaatgcctgacttcaagctctattacaaagctgcgatcatcaagacagcatggtactggcacaaaaacagacacatagatcaatggaacagaatagagaaccaagaaatgTACCCTCAggtctatggtcaactaatctgtgacaaagcaggaaagaatatccaatgaaacaaggacagtctcttcaacaaatggtactgggaaaactggagagccacatgcagaagaatgaaactggaccatttccttacaccacacacaaaaatagattcaaaatggaggaaagactgaaatgagagacaggaatccatcaaaatcttagaggagaacaaggcagcaacctctttgacctcggccgcagcaacttcttgctagacacatatccaaaggcaaaggaaacaaaggcaaaaatgaactactgggacttcatcaagataaaaagcttttgcatagcaaaggaaacagtcaaccaaaaggcaaacaacagaatgggagaagatatttgcatatgacatatcagataaagggctagtgcccaaaatctgtaaagaaattatcaaactcaacacccaaaaaacaaataatctggtcaggaaatgggcagaagacatgcacagacatttctgcaaagaagacatacaaatggccaacagacacatgaaaaaatgctcaacatcactcagcgtcagggaaatacaaatcaaaagcacaatgagataccacctcacacgagtcagaatggttaaaattaacaagtcaggaaatgacatatgttggtgaagatgtggagaaaggggaaccctcttacactcttggtgggaatgcaagctNNNNNNNNNNNNNNNNNNNNNNNNNNNNNNNNNNNNNNNNNNNNNNNNNNNNNNNNNNNNNNNNNNNNNNNNNNNNNNNNNNNNNNNNNNNNNNNNNNNNNNNNNNNNNNNNNNNNNNNNNNNNNNNNNNNNNNNNNNNNNNNNNNNNNNNNNNNNNNNNNNNNNNNNNNNNNNNNNNNNNNNNNNNNNNNNNNNNNNNNNNNNNNNNNNNNNNNNNNNNNNNNNNNNNNNNNNNNNNNNNNNNNNNNNNNNNNNNNNNNNNNNNNNNNNNNNNNNNNNNNNNNNNNNNNNNNNNNNNNNNNNNNNNNNNNNNNNNNNNNNNNNNNNNNNNNNNNNNNNNNNNNNNNNNNNNNNNNNNNNNNNNNNNNNNNNNNNNNNNNNNNNNNNNNNNNNNNNNNNNNNNNNNNNNNNNNNNNNNNNNNNNNNNNNNNNNNNNNNNNNNNNNNNNNNNNNNNNNNNNNNNNNNNNNNNNNNNNNNNNNNNNNNNNNNNNNNNNNNNNNNNNNNNNNNNNNNNNNNNNNNNNNNNNNNNNNNNNNNNNNNNNNNNNNNNNNNNNNNNNNNNNNNNNNNNNNNNNNNNNNNNNNNNNNNNNNNNNNNNNNNNNNNNNNNNNNNNNNNNNNNNNNNNNNNNNNNNNNNNNNNNNNNNNNNNNNNNNNNNNNNNNNNNNNNNNNNNNNNNNNNNNNNNNNNNNNNNNNNNNNNNNNNNNNNNNNNNNNNNNNNNNNNNNNNNNNNNNNNNNNNNNNNNNNNNNNNNNNNNNNNNNNNNNNNNNNNNNNNNNNNNNNNNNNNNNNNNNNNNNNNNNNNNNNNNNNNNNNNNNNNNNNNNNNNNNNNNNNNNNNNNNNNNNNNNNNNNNNNNNNNNNNNNNNNNNNNNNNNNNNNNNNNNNNNNNNNNNNNNNNNNNNNNNNNNNNNNNNNNNNNNNNNNNNNNNNNNNNNNNNNNNNNNNNNNNNNNNNNNNNNNNNNNNNNNNNNNNNNNNNNNNNNNNNNNNNNNNNNNNNNNNNNNNNNNNNNNNNNNNNNNNNNNNNNNNNNNNNNNNNNNNNNNNNNNNNNNNNNNNNNNNNGGGACCTTTGGACTTGAGATAGATAATGGAGGCTAAACCATAGTGCACAATGACCACAGTGAGGTGGGACACACATGTGGAGAAGGTCTTGTGTCTGCCCTCAGCAGAGGGGATCCTCAATATGGCAGCCACAATAAAGACATAGGAAAGGATGATGAGGAATAAACAGCCCATCAGAGCTGTGACacacaccaggatcacacccatGGTGACAGAGGATGTCTCCTTCCCACAGGACAACTTTAGGAGGGAAAACGCATGGCAGAAGAAATGATGTATCACATTAGACCCACAGAAGGTGAGGTGAAAAACTATCAGGGTCACCATCATCCCCATGACTGAGCCCCCAGCCCAGGTCCAGGACACCAGACGGGCACAGGTGCGGGTGCTCATGAGCACGTTGTGGCGCAGGGGGTGGCAGATGGCCACACGGCAGTCATTGCCCATGATCATGAACAGAAAGGAGTGCTCTATATCCTCATAGCACTttgccttcatttattcattcatgtagtCAAGAAATGTTATTCAAGgcttattttatattgaaattttctAGGTGCTTGAATCCAGCAATGACCAAGGCCTAGGGCTCTGCTGTGTCCTTTGCATGGTCCACCAATAGAAGCTGTCATGTAACCAAAGATGACAGCACAGAGTGGTCAGAGGAGTGTTGAGGACAGCCTAGGGCTCTGCAGAAGCTAAGTGTGGGTCACAGATCCAGCCTGGGATTTAGAGACTTTGAAATGGTGATGTCCACAGGGAGACCTGAAGGGTGAGTAGGTATGACTCaggtgaggcagggaggtggaAGAGAGGTTTCCAGACAGAGGGGACAGCAAGCACAAAGGCGCAGGCTGACAGAAGCATAGTGCATTTGGGACAATGGTATGTTCAGCGCATCAGGGAGAGTTGGAAGTGGCTAGTGTGATTCTGGAATTGAAGGCAGACAGGTGAGTAGGGCAAGAGCCTGCAAGACCATGGTGTCCACTTGAAGAGTTTATTCTAAGGGCAATGGGGACCTTTGAATGTTTTCTAAATACATAGAGGAAAGAGCTGTATTCCACTATGTGAACATATTCATGGATGTTTCCANNNNNNNNNNNNNNNNNNNNNNNNNNNNNNNNNNNNNNNNNNNNNNNNNNNNNNNNNNNNNNNNNNNNNNNNNNNNNNNNNNNNNNNNNNNNNNNNNNNNTGAATGTTTT contains the following coding sequences:
- the LOC105234813 gene encoding olfactory receptor 10H3-like, which encodes MKAKCYEDIEHSFLFMIMGNDCRVAICHPLRHNVLMSTRTCARLVSWTWAGGSVMGMMVTLIVFHLTFCGSNVIHHFFCHAFSLLKLSCGKETSSVTMGVILVCVTALMGCLFLIILSYVFIVAAILRIPSAEGRHKTFSTCVSHLTVVIVHYGLASIIYLKSKGPKKVGGVLIG